A genomic stretch from Erwinia sp. E_sp_B01_1 includes:
- the rnt gene encoding ribonuclease T: MSESNELNALSSRFRGFYPVVIDVETAGFDAKTNALLEIAAVTLKMDENGWLEKDETLHFHVEPFEGSVLQPEALAFNGIDPANPLRGAVSEYEALHAIFKMVRKGLKDHGCNRAIMVAHNATFDLNFTNAAAERAGLKRNPFHPFVTFDTAALSGLVLGQTVLAKACAAAGMAFDSSQAHSALYDTVQTADLFCELVNRWKRLGGWPLPLPEDAENEA; encoded by the coding sequence ATGTCTGAATCGAACGAACTGAACGCCCTCAGCAGCCGTTTTCGCGGTTTTTATCCGGTAGTGATTGATGTGGAAACCGCCGGGTTTGATGCGAAGACCAACGCATTACTGGAAATTGCCGCCGTCACCCTGAAAATGGATGAGAATGGCTGGCTGGAGAAGGATGAAACGCTCCATTTCCACGTAGAGCCGTTTGAAGGTTCCGTTCTGCAACCTGAAGCATTGGCCTTTAACGGCATAGACCCTGCCAATCCGCTGCGCGGCGCGGTAAGTGAATATGAAGCCCTGCATGCTATTTTCAAGATGGTACGCAAAGGCCTTAAAGATCATGGCTGCAACCGCGCGATTATGGTGGCCCATAATGCAACCTTCGATCTCAATTTCACCAACGCTGCCGCTGAGCGTGCGGGTTTGAAACGTAACCCTTTCCACCCCTTCGTCACCTTTGATACTGCTGCATTAAGCGGGCTGGTATTGGGTCAGACCGTGCTGGCTAAAGCCTGCGCCGCAGCGGGAATGGCTTTTGACAGTTCTCAGGCTCACTCTGCCCTGTACGATACGGTGCAAACCGCAGACCTGTTCTGCGAACTGGTTAACAGGTGGAAGCGTTTGGGTGGCTGGCCATTACCTTTGCCGGAAGATGCGGAAAACGAAGCGTAA
- a CDS encoding FUSC family protein: MNLRWLEWQNLPWIKATGAQWRYALRNSIAMCLALSIAYGLQLDEPYWAMTSAAVVSFPTVGGVISKSLGRIAGSLLGASAALLIAGHTLNEPWLFALAMSAWLALCTWVANHYQNNVAYAFSLAGYTAAIIAFTSVNITDINELWDITQARVCEVISGILCGGLMMMILPSTSDGDTLITSLKEMHTRLLEHASLLLQRETTDNVRSAHESVISQILTMNLLRIQAFWSHYRFRRQNNLLNYVLHQQLRLTSVISSLRRMLLNWPNPPEVLFSTLQALLSELAKSDCNKYRLAQILSAAAPQDKTDFRHQAFWHRLRYFCWLYLNISRWLRLFERADADTSLSPPRVPALARHADSTEASWSALRTFVVIMLGCAFTITTQWDSGEAAITLAAISCVLYSSVPSPTSSVSLLLKTLVLLSVFSFIIKFGLMVQVSVLWQFLIFLFPLLITLQLFKLQQKKRASLWAQLIVFGGSFLAVTNPPTYDYQTFLNDNLAKVCGVMLAWLAFQILRPGSDKRRGRRHIRALRREFLDQLSRHPHLSQSSFESLIYHRVNQLNSSSDDRARLWLLRWGVVLLNCSHIVWQLREWHTDSATLAGMRDATLRDLHRIISERGIHQGSLTETLDELQEMVTSLAAEGRGQETELAGIIWRLFCSLSQLQQALPEEARSVSA, encoded by the coding sequence ATGAACCTGCGCTGGCTGGAGTGGCAGAACCTGCCCTGGATAAAAGCCACGGGTGCACAGTGGCGTTATGCCTTACGCAACAGCATCGCTATGTGCCTGGCTCTGAGCATCGCTTATGGTCTGCAACTCGATGAGCCTTACTGGGCAATGACCTCCGCAGCGGTAGTGAGTTTTCCTACCGTGGGTGGCGTCATCAGTAAAAGTTTAGGGCGCATCGCCGGCAGTCTGCTGGGCGCCAGCGCTGCCCTGCTCATTGCCGGCCACACGCTTAACGAACCCTGGCTGTTTGCGCTGGCTATGTCTGCGTGGCTGGCGCTTTGCACCTGGGTCGCCAACCATTATCAAAATAATGTCGCTTACGCTTTCTCTCTGGCTGGGTATACCGCCGCCATCATTGCTTTTACCTCAGTTAACATCACCGACATCAACGAGCTGTGGGACATTACGCAGGCCAGAGTCTGCGAGGTGATCTCCGGGATCCTGTGTGGCGGTCTGATGATGATGATCCTGCCCAGTACCTCCGATGGCGACACGCTGATCACCTCGTTAAAAGAGATGCATACGCGGTTGCTTGAGCACGCCAGTCTGTTGCTCCAGCGTGAAACCACAGACAACGTACGCAGCGCACATGAGAGCGTCATCAGCCAGATTCTGACCATGAACCTGCTGCGCATCCAGGCATTCTGGAGCCACTATCGTTTCCGTCGTCAGAACAACCTGCTCAATTATGTGCTGCACCAGCAGCTTCGGCTGACCAGCGTTATCTCAAGCCTGCGTCGGATGCTGCTCAACTGGCCCAATCCGCCCGAGGTACTGTTCAGCACCCTGCAGGCGTTACTGAGCGAGCTGGCCAAAAGTGACTGTAATAAATACCGGCTGGCGCAGATCCTCAGCGCGGCGGCTCCTCAGGATAAAACCGATTTCCGGCATCAGGCTTTCTGGCACCGGTTACGCTATTTTTGCTGGCTTTATCTGAATATCAGCCGCTGGCTGCGCCTGTTTGAACGTGCTGACGCTGATACCAGCCTTTCTCCTCCCAGAGTGCCTGCTCTTGCCCGCCATGCGGACAGTACTGAGGCCAGCTGGAGCGCCCTACGCACCTTCGTCGTTATTATGCTGGGCTGCGCGTTCACTATCACCACGCAGTGGGATTCCGGCGAAGCGGCAATCACGCTGGCGGCAATCAGCTGCGTGCTTTACTCGTCGGTTCCCTCTCCCACCAGCAGCGTTTCACTGCTGCTGAAGACCCTCGTGCTGCTGTCAGTTTTCAGCTTTATCATTAAATTTGGCCTGATGGTGCAGGTCAGCGTGCTGTGGCAGTTTTTGATTTTCCTGTTCCCGTTGCTTATCACACTGCAACTTTTCAAACTGCAACAGAAAAAGCGGGCCAGCCTCTGGGCGCAGCTGATTGTCTTCGGCGGCTCTTTTCTGGCGGTGACCAATCCTCCCACTTATGACTACCAAACCTTTCTGAATGATAATCTGGCCAAAGTCTGTGGCGTGATGCTGGCGTGGCTGGCTTTCCAGATCCTGCGCCCGGGTTCTGATAAACGCCGGGGTCGCAGGCATATCCGGGCGCTGCGGCGGGAATTTCTTGATCAATTGAGCCGCCACCCACATCTCAGCCAGAGCAGCTTTGAATCGCTGATTTATCACCGGGTAAATCAGTTAAATAGCAGTAGTGACGATCGGGCCCGACTGTGGTTGTTACGCTGGGGAGTTGTGCTGCTGAACTGTTCACATATTGTCTGGCAGCTTCGGGAATGGCACACCGATTCTGCCACGCTGGCTGGAATGCGGGATGCCACGCTGCGGGATCTGCACCGGATTATCAGCGAGCGCGGAATACACCAGGGTTCACTGACTGAAACGCTGGATGAATTACAGGAGATGGTGACCTCGCTCGCAGCGGAAGGCCGCGGGCAGGAAACAGAGCTGGCCGGGATTATCTGGCGACTGTTTTGTTCGTTGTCACAACTTCAGCAGGCGCTGCCGGAAGAAGCTCGCTCCGTCAGCGCCTGA
- the slyA gene encoding transcriptional regulator SlyA yields the protein MKLDTPLGTDLARLVRIWRSLIDQRLKPLELTQTHWVTLHNIHQLPPEQSQIQLAKAIGIEQPSLVRTLDQLEEKGLITRTTCASDRRAKRIKLTEEAAPVITQVEHVIDATRDDILSGISQSEIDKLVTLIARLEKNILELQHRDE from the coding sequence ATGAAATTGGATACCCCATTAGGAACGGACCTCGCAAGATTAGTGCGGATTTGGCGCTCTTTGATTGACCAACGCCTTAAGCCGCTGGAGCTGACTCAGACTCACTGGGTCACCCTCCACAACATTCATCAGTTGCCGCCTGAACAGTCGCAGATTCAGCTGGCCAAAGCGATCGGCATTGAGCAACCTTCTCTGGTGCGAACGCTGGATCAGCTGGAAGAGAAGGGGTTAATCACCCGCACGACCTGTGCCAGCGATCGCCGTGCAAAACGGATCAAGCTTACTGAGGAAGCCGCGCCCGTGATTACCCAGGTTGAGCATGTTATCGATGCCACGCGGGATGATATCCTGTCAGGTATCTCTCAAAGTGAAATCGACAAGCTGGTGACCCTCATCGCCCGGCTGGAAAAAAATATCCTGGAACTTCAGCATCGCGACGAATAA
- a CDS encoding DUF1289 domain-containing protein codes for MAEQLEFFPVPSPCKGICQADERGYCRGCMRSRDERFNWMKFTDAQKREVIRLCHRRFLRLQRASKADIPDEPEQPELF; via the coding sequence GTGGCAGAACAACTTGAGTTTTTCCCGGTGCCCAGTCCCTGTAAAGGGATCTGTCAGGCAGATGAACGGGGATATTGTCGCGGCTGTATGCGAAGCCGTGACGAACGCTTTAACTGGATGAAATTTACCGATGCGCAAAAGCGGGAGGTTATCCGCCTTTGTCACCGGCGTTTTCTTCGCCTGCAACGGGCCAGCAAAGCCGATATTCCCGACGAGCCAGAGCAACCTGAATTGTTCTGA
- the sodC gene encoding superoxide dismutase [Cu-Zn] SodC, with translation MKRLTVLVLLLAAGGIAHAASEKVEMKLATPQGAGQSLGMITLEETPYGVTFTPDLKSLPAGIHGFHVHANGSCEPQTKEGKVVPAGAAGGHLDPDKTGKHLGPWQNGHLGDLPALFVTDDGMATYPVLAPRIKKLSEIKGKALMIHVGGDNHSDSPSPLGGGGDRFACGVI, from the coding sequence ATGAAACGCTTAACCGTACTGGTGCTGTTACTGGCCGCAGGGGGCATCGCTCATGCAGCCAGTGAAAAGGTTGAAATGAAGCTGGCTACACCTCAAGGGGCTGGTCAGAGTCTGGGCATGATAACCCTTGAAGAAACGCCCTATGGCGTAACCTTTACCCCCGATTTGAAATCCCTTCCTGCTGGCATTCATGGTTTTCATGTGCACGCTAATGGCAGTTGTGAACCTCAAACCAAAGAGGGTAAAGTCGTGCCGGCTGGCGCTGCGGGAGGCCATCTGGATCCGGACAAGACCGGCAAGCATCTGGGGCCCTGGCAGAACGGGCATCTCGGTGATTTGCCAGCATTATTTGTCACTGATGACGGCATGGCAACCTATCCCGTGCTGGCACCGCGAATCAAAAAGCTGTCAGAAATTAAAGGCAAAGCGCTGATGATTCATGTCGGCGGCGACAACCATTCCGACAGCCCTTCACCGCTGGGCGGCGGGGGCGATCGGTTTGCCTGCGGCGTAATCTGA
- a CDS encoding TetR/AcrR family transcriptional regulator, with protein MKTPRFDTREHILLTGEELCIQRGFNGMGLIELLKVAEVPKGSFYHYFPSKEAFGVAMLERYFAVYHQRFSHWLGDHQGNQRQRVLDYYQQSLNTFCQESSFAGCLSVKLSAEVCDLSEPMRIALDAGSKALIATLTSALERAVQQGSLKLENTPHACAQNLYMLWLGASLQSKISRDSTPLVNAWQEMNRMLPEPR; from the coding sequence ATGAAAACACCCCGCTTTGATACCAGAGAACATATCCTGCTTACCGGAGAAGAGCTGTGCATCCAGCGCGGCTTTAACGGTATGGGATTGATCGAACTGCTGAAAGTAGCAGAGGTGCCTAAAGGGTCGTTTTACCACTACTTCCCTTCGAAAGAGGCGTTTGGAGTAGCGATGCTTGAACGTTATTTTGCCGTTTATCACCAACGCTTCAGTCACTGGCTTGGCGATCATCAGGGCAATCAGCGTCAACGTGTCCTCGACTATTATCAGCAATCGTTGAATACTTTCTGTCAGGAAAGCTCATTCGCCGGTTGTCTGTCAGTGAAGTTGTCTGCTGAAGTTTGCGATCTCTCCGAACCTATGCGCATCGCTCTGGATGCCGGTTCTAAGGCGTTGATCGCCACGCTGACATCCGCACTGGAACGCGCTGTGCAACAGGGGTCGCTGAAGCTTGAAAATACCCCTCATGCCTGTGCACAAAATCTTTATATGCTGTGGCTTGGTGCCAGTCTGCAAAGCAAAATCTCCCGTGACAGCACACCGCTGGTGAACGCGTGGCAGGAGATGAACCGTATGCTGCCAGAGCCACGTTAA
- a CDS encoding DUF1656 domain-containing protein has product MDNTLFSSSAPLTDLVFGASVYFPPLFKAVMLGFFIWLLLHPLLRGWIYSGEIWHPTLLDLSLFILCVSGSLWLLISW; this is encoded by the coding sequence GTGGATAACACACTTTTTTCTTCATCCGCCCCGCTAACCGACCTGGTTTTTGGTGCCTCGGTCTACTTCCCCCCACTGTTCAAAGCCGTCATGTTGGGATTCTTCATCTGGCTTCTGCTCCATCCGCTGCTGCGCGGTTGGATCTACTCCGGTGAGATCTGGCATCCGACGTTGCTGGATCTCTCGCTGTTTATTCTTTGCGTCAGCGGTTCGCTGTGGCTTCTTATCTCCTGGTGA
- the gloA gene encoding lactoylglutathione lyase codes for MRLLHTMLRVGDLQRSVDFYTKVLGMRLLRTSENTEYKYTLAFVGYTEESEGAVIELTYNWGVDSYNLGDAYGHIALGVDDVAATCDRIRADGGNVTREAGPVKGGTTIIAFVEDPDGYKIELIENKHAGHGLGA; via the coding sequence ATGCGCTTACTTCACACCATGCTTCGCGTTGGCGATCTGCAACGCTCCGTAGATTTTTACACCAAAGTTTTAGGCATGCGCCTGCTGCGTACCAGCGAAAACACCGAATATAAATACACTCTGGCCTTTGTTGGCTACACCGAAGAGAGCGAAGGTGCAGTGATTGAGCTGACCTACAACTGGGGTGTGGACAGCTACAATCTGGGCGATGCCTATGGCCATATCGCGCTGGGTGTTGATGATGTGGCAGCAACCTGTGACCGCATCCGCGCTGACGGTGGCAACGTCACCCGTGAAGCGGGTCCGGTTAAAGGCGGCACCACCATCATTGCCTTTGTTGAAGATCCGGATGGCTACAAAATTGAACTGATTGAGAACAAACACGCTGGCCACGGCCTGGGTGCTTAA
- a CDS encoding HlyD family secretion protein has product MKFSTLKYFSTVIFFAAALAAGWWLWNYYMQSPWTRDGKVRAELVSITPQVSGRIEQLPIRDNQFVTKGTPLLVLDDEPFRIAVLNAGAQLAKAQSDLLKAQHEAHRRQSLPRNVISAEDLDAANLSAKAMEAAEKAAQAGLDQARWNLSQTKITAPVDGWISNLEVRPGNYATSGTPLFALVDSHSFYVMGYFEETKLRHIRPGYKASIRLYSDNRELHGEVESIGRAIYDQSVETDSGLVPDIKPNVPWVRLAQRVPVRIRLTGVPDDLSLVAGTTCTLSIQP; this is encoded by the coding sequence ATGAAATTCAGCACGTTAAAATACTTCTCTACGGTGATTTTCTTTGCTGCTGCCCTGGCTGCCGGCTGGTGGCTGTGGAATTACTATATGCAGTCTCCCTGGACGCGCGATGGCAAAGTCCGCGCCGAACTGGTCAGTATTACGCCGCAGGTTTCTGGCCGCATTGAGCAACTGCCGATCAGGGATAATCAGTTTGTGACTAAAGGCACACCATTACTGGTGCTGGATGATGAGCCTTTCCGGATTGCCGTGCTTAATGCCGGGGCTCAACTCGCCAAAGCCCAGTCGGACCTGTTGAAAGCACAGCATGAGGCACACCGTCGCCAGAGTCTGCCACGGAATGTGATTTCTGCAGAAGATCTGGATGCGGCAAACCTCAGCGCCAAAGCGATGGAAGCGGCAGAAAAAGCAGCCCAGGCCGGGCTGGACCAGGCCCGATGGAATCTCTCCCAGACGAAAATCACCGCCCCTGTTGATGGCTGGATAAGTAATCTTGAGGTGCGGCCGGGCAATTACGCTACCAGCGGCACGCCCCTCTTCGCCCTGGTCGACAGCCATTCATTTTATGTCATGGGCTATTTTGAGGAGACCAAGCTGCGTCATATTCGTCCGGGCTATAAAGCTTCCATCCGGCTTTACAGTGATAATCGTGAACTTCATGGCGAAGTGGAGAGCATTGGCCGGGCGATCTATGACCAGAGCGTGGAAACCGACAGCGGCCTGGTGCCGGATATCAAACCTAATGTGCCCTGGGTTCGCCTTGCTCAGCGGGTGCCGGTGCGTATTCGCCTGACCGGCGTGCCGGACGATCTGTCGCTGGTAGCCGGGACAACCTGCACCCTGTCCATCCAGCCATGA
- a CDS encoding MliC family protein, whose product MNRLFLLTTLALLSGCSYFHPAPEQQKMLHYTCGTMPLTVSLDNARQEVNLILDGNPLTLKQQEAASGTRYSDGNYVFWSKGDGAFIERNDKIIINDCLLDRS is encoded by the coding sequence ATGAATCGTCTATTTTTACTCACCACGCTGGCCCTTTTATCGGGATGCAGCTATTTCCACCCCGCGCCAGAGCAGCAGAAAATGCTGCACTACACCTGTGGAACTATGCCGTTGACGGTAAGTCTTGATAATGCCCGTCAGGAGGTTAACCTTATTCTGGATGGTAACCCGCTGACGTTGAAACAGCAGGAAGCCGCTTCCGGAACGCGCTACAGCGACGGGAATTATGTTTTCTGGTCAAAAGGTGACGGGGCATTTATCGAGCGTAACGATAAAATTATTATCAATGACTGCCTGTTGGATCGCAGTTAA
- a CDS encoding Grx4 family monothiol glutaredoxin: MSTIEKIERQIAENPILLYMKGSPKLPSCGFSAQAVQALSACGERFAYVDILQNPEIRAELPKYANWPTFPQLWIDGELVGGCDIIIQMYQQGELQQLIKETAQKYPSDAAE; this comes from the coding sequence ATGAGTACTATTGAGAAAATTGAGCGCCAGATAGCAGAAAACCCGATTCTGCTCTACATGAAAGGTTCACCAAAACTGCCAAGCTGTGGCTTTTCTGCCCAGGCCGTTCAGGCACTCTCTGCCTGCGGCGAGCGTTTTGCCTATGTAGATATTCTGCAGAACCCGGAAATTCGTGCTGAGCTGCCAAAATACGCCAACTGGCCAACCTTCCCGCAGTTATGGATTGATGGTGAGCTGGTCGGTGGTTGCGACATCATCATTCAGATGTATCAGCAGGGCGAACTGCAGCAGCTGATCAAAGAGACAGCTCAGAAATACCCTTCTGACGCTGCTGAATAA
- a CDS encoding alkene reductase, with amino-acid sequence MELKKLFTPLKMGAITVPNRVLMAPLTRLRSIEPGDVPTPLMAEYYSQRASAGLIISEATQISAQAKGYAGAPGLHSSEQIAAWKNINDGIHANGGHSAVQLWHTGRISHTSVQPEGKAPVSSSAINAETRTSLRDEQGQAIREATSTPRALELDEIKEVVNDFRQAVINAREADFDLVELHSAHGYLIHQFLSPASNQRTDIYGGSVENRTRFALEVVDAAIDGWSADRIGIRISPLGPFNGLDNGEDQEAAALYYITELAKRNLAFLHISEPDWAGGKPYSEAFRKAIRAAYPGVIIGAGAYTAEKAEELIEKGLIDAAAFGRVFIANPDLVERFRIKAPLNEQRPELFYGGGAEGYTDYPTLAG; translated from the coding sequence ATGGAATTGAAGAAGCTGTTTACCCCGTTAAAAATGGGTGCGATCACCGTTCCTAACCGCGTATTAATGGCGCCACTCACTCGCCTGCGCAGTATTGAACCGGGTGATGTCCCTACGCCGCTGATGGCTGAATATTACAGCCAGCGCGCCAGTGCCGGGTTGATCATCAGCGAAGCGACACAAATCTCTGCCCAGGCCAAGGGCTATGCCGGTGCGCCGGGCCTGCACTCTTCCGAACAGATTGCTGCGTGGAAAAATATCAACGACGGTATTCATGCCAACGGCGGTCACAGTGCCGTGCAGCTCTGGCACACAGGCCGTATCTCCCACACCAGCGTGCAGCCTGAAGGTAAAGCCCCCGTTTCCTCTTCGGCCATCAATGCTGAAACGCGCACCTCGCTGCGTGATGAGCAGGGCCAGGCGATCCGTGAAGCGACCTCCACGCCGCGTGCGCTTGAGCTGGATGAAATCAAAGAGGTGGTTAATGACTTCCGTCAGGCCGTGATTAACGCCCGTGAAGCCGATTTCGATCTTGTTGAACTGCATTCCGCACATGGCTATCTGATCCATCAGTTCCTCTCTCCGGCGTCAAACCAGCGCACTGACATTTACGGCGGCAGCGTTGAAAACCGTACCCGTTTCGCCCTGGAAGTGGTTGATGCAGCGATCGATGGCTGGAGTGCCGACCGTATCGGCATCCGCATTTCGCCACTGGGACCGTTCAACGGCCTGGACAATGGCGAAGATCAGGAAGCAGCAGCACTCTACTACATCACGGAACTGGCAAAACGTAATCTGGCCTTCCTGCACATCTCAGAACCGGACTGGGCCGGTGGTAAGCCCTACAGCGAAGCTTTCCGTAAAGCTATCCGCGCTGCGTATCCGGGCGTGATTATCGGCGCTGGTGCTTATACCGCAGAAAAAGCTGAAGAATTGATCGAAAAAGGGCTGATTGACGCTGCTGCCTTTGGCCGCGTGTTTATTGCCAACCCCGATTTGGTTGAGCGTTTCCGCATAAAAGCCCCCCTGAATGAGCAGCGTCCTGAGCTGTTCTACGGCGGTGGCGCTGAAGGCTATACCGACTATCCTACGCTTGCGGGTTAA
- the eptA gene encoding phosphoethanolamine transferase EptA, with amino-acid sequence MKPVIKLRCNEPAFNIFAALFFTFILNAVFLMRAWETIPYTSFRDTLFAATLPVVLFSAFLFLFNLFALPWIRKPLLIILLLISVAANYFIYSFGTVIDTNMIQNVFETDAQEATSLFSLHYLLWMTVAGVIPAIIIAVVKINTNRPWWMNIARRVVTALAAVVIILLVAALFYKDYASLVRNNKGLVKMITPANVVSGVGHYADSRWFAGDQTLVKIGLDAHKGPLISAEKKKTLVIFVLGETGRAEDFSLGGYARETNPRLKTDNVIYYPNATSCGTETAISVPCMFSNMPRTHYDANLAHHQEGVLDVMAHAGVNVLWRENDGGCKGACDRVPHTDMTKWKVSELCRSDYCLDDVLLHRLNNYIDSVKDDTVIVLHQMGSHGPAYYLRYPAEERKFTPTCDSNQIQDCDHQALVNTYDNSILYTDSMVHDTISLLKSWSGKFNVALVYLSDHGESLGEHGMYLHGAPYLFAPTQQTHIPLLLWMSPDYASTFGINQGCMHTAAKTQSVSQDNIFHTLLGMMNVQTSEYQPALDMIKSCQT; translated from the coding sequence ATGAAACCTGTGATAAAGTTACGTTGTAACGAGCCCGCTTTTAACATCTTCGCTGCGCTTTTCTTTACCTTTATCCTGAATGCCGTGTTCTTAATGCGCGCCTGGGAGACGATTCCCTATACTTCGTTCCGGGATACTCTGTTTGCTGCAACGCTGCCTGTTGTGCTGTTCAGTGCTTTTTTATTCCTGTTTAATCTCTTCGCCCTGCCGTGGATTCGTAAACCGCTGCTAATCATTTTGCTGCTTATCAGCGTGGCGGCAAACTATTTTATTTACAGCTTTGGCACCGTTATCGACACCAACATGATCCAGAACGTGTTCGAAACCGATGCTCAGGAAGCCACCTCCCTGTTCAGCCTGCATTATCTGCTGTGGATGACAGTAGCGGGGGTAATTCCTGCCATTATTATTGCTGTAGTCAAAATCAACACTAATCGTCCCTGGTGGATGAATATTGCCCGACGTGTGGTAACAGCGCTGGCCGCTGTGGTCATTATCCTGCTGGTTGCCGCGTTATTTTATAAAGATTATGCCTCGCTGGTGCGTAACAATAAGGGTCTGGTCAAGATGATCACTCCGGCCAACGTGGTCAGCGGCGTGGGCCACTATGCAGATAGTCGCTGGTTTGCCGGCGATCAGACTCTGGTAAAAATTGGGCTGGACGCCCATAAAGGGCCACTAATCAGCGCAGAGAAAAAGAAAACGCTGGTGATATTTGTGCTGGGAGAGACGGGCCGGGCAGAGGACTTTTCCCTGGGCGGTTACGCCAGAGAAACCAACCCCCGGCTGAAAACGGATAACGTCATCTATTATCCGAATGCCACTTCCTGCGGAACAGAGACGGCCATTTCGGTACCCTGCATGTTCTCTAATATGCCCCGAACGCATTATGACGCCAACCTCGCGCATCACCAGGAAGGCGTTCTGGATGTCATGGCGCATGCCGGCGTGAATGTGCTGTGGCGTGAGAACGACGGCGGCTGTAAAGGCGCCTGCGACCGCGTGCCACACACGGACATGACTAAATGGAAAGTCAGCGAACTGTGCAGAAGTGACTACTGCCTGGATGATGTTTTACTGCATCGCCTGAATAATTACATCGACAGTGTGAAAGACGATACGGTGATTGTGTTGCATCAGATGGGCAGTCATGGCCCGGCTTACTATCTGCGCTATCCTGCTGAAGAGCGTAAGTTCACGCCGACCTGTGACAGCAACCAGATCCAGGACTGCGATCATCAGGCGCTGGTGAACACCTATGACAACTCGATTCTCTATACCGATTCTATGGTGCACGACACCATCAGCCTGCTGAAATCCTGGAGCGGTAAATTCAATGTTGCACTTGTTTACCTTTCCGATCATGGAGAGTCATTGGGTGAACATGGCATGTATCTGCACGGTGCCCCTTATCTGTTCGCGCCCACTCAGCAGACGCACATCCCCCTGTTGCTGTGGATGTCGCCGGATTATGCCAGCACTTTTGGGATAAATCAGGGCTGTATGCATACTGCGGCAAAAACCCAGTCAGTCTCGCAGGACAATATTTTCCATACCCTGCTGGGAATGATGAATGTGCAGACCAGTGAGTATCAACCCGCGCTGGATATGATCAAATCGTGCCAGACCTGA
- the slyB gene encoding outer membrane lipoprotein SlyB: protein MIKRLLIVALTGVTLAGCSNTDTLSGDVYSASEAKQVQNVTYGTLVSVRPVQIQGGDDSNVIGAIGGAVLGGFLGNTLGGGTGRSLATAAGAVAGGVAGQGVQGSMNKTQGVELEIRKDDGNTIMVVQKQAASRYAVGQRVTMASNGSQVTVSPR from the coding sequence ATGATAAAGCGTTTATTAATCGTGGCACTGACCGGCGTGACTTTGGCAGGATGCTCTAACACTGACACGCTTTCCGGTGACGTATACAGTGCTTCTGAAGCCAAGCAGGTTCAGAACGTGACGTACGGTACGCTGGTTTCAGTGCGTCCGGTGCAGATTCAGGGCGGCGATGATAGCAATGTGATCGGAGCGATTGGCGGTGCGGTGCTGGGTGGTTTCCTGGGGAATACGCTCGGCGGAGGAACAGGCCGCAGTCTGGCAACAGCAGCAGGTGCAGTAGCGGGCGGCGTTGCGGGTCAGGGCGTTCAGGGCTCGATGAATAAAACTCAGGGCGTTGAGCTGGAGATTCGTAAAGATGACGGCAACACCATTATGGTGGTGCAGAAGCAGGCCGCCAGCCGCTACGCGGTTGGACAGCGTGTGACCATGGCCTCCAATGGTAGCCAGGTCACCGTTTCACCCCGTTAA